Proteins co-encoded in one Gossypium arboreum isolate Shixiya-1 chromosome 11, ASM2569848v2, whole genome shotgun sequence genomic window:
- the LOC108478857 gene encoding syntaxin-112, with protein sequence MNDLMTKSFLSYVELKKQAEKDLESELDVEKGFGRLNPTDETNLSKFFQEVASIKITMEEITNLVFDLQTLNEDTKSTHSAKVVRGLRDRMESDTVSILRKAKIVKARLESLDKSNANNRRLSEAYKEGTYVDRTRISVTNGLRANLKQMMNDFQALREKILSDHKEDLKRRYYTATGEFPTEVMLEKAVFGSENDRFSLKETVEMDLKNKERHEAVMDIQRSLQRLHQVFLDMAVLVETQGEKMDDIEENVANAGNFISGGTNNLHYANQMKKKKAWVFWVWGVIVIILVVCVISMLAS encoded by the coding sequence ATGAATGATCTAATGACAAAGTCTTTCTTAAGTTATGTGGAACTGAAGAAACAAGCAGAGAAAGACTTGGAATCGGAGCTTGATGTCGAGAAAGGCTTTGGGAGACTCAACCCTACTGATGAAACGAACCTATCTAAGTTCTTCCAAGAAGTGGCATCAATCAAGATAACAATGGAAGAGATTACCAATCTCGTGTTTGATCTTCAAACCCTTAACGAAGACACTAAGTCCACTCACAGCGCTAAAGTTGTTCGAGGGTTAAGAGACAGGATGGAATCCGACACGGTTTCCATTCTCAGAAAAGCAAAGATCGTCAAGGCAAGGCTTGAATCACTCGACAAATCCAATGCAAACAACAGAAGATTATCGGAGGCATATAAAGAAGGGACATATGTTGATCGAACCAGGATATCTGTAACCAATGGCTTAAGGGCTAACCTTAagcaaatgatgaatgattttcAAGCCTTGAGAGAGAAGATTTTATCAGACCATAAAGAAGACCTCAAGAGAAGATACTATACTGCAACCGGAGAGTTCCCGACCGAAGTCATGCTCgaaaaggcggttttcggcagcGAAAACGATCGGTTTTCGTTGAAGGAGACAGTCGAAATGGATTTGAAGAACAAGGAAAGGCATGAAGCAGTGATGGACATTCAACGAAGCTTGCAAAGGCTGCATCAAGTGTTCTTGGACATGGCTGTTCTGGTGGAGACACAAGGGGAGAAAATGGATGATATTGAAGAAAACGTGGCCAATGCAGGTAATTTCATCAGTGGTGGAACCAATAACCTTCATTATGCAAatcaaatgaagaagaagaaagcatGGGTtttttgggtttggggtgttatcgTTATCATACTTGTGGTTTGCGTCATTTCGATGTTAGCTTCTTGA
- the LOC108478854 gene encoding mitogen-activated protein kinase 7 → MAMLVEPPNGVKPRGKHYYSMWQTLFEIDTKYVPIKPIGRGAYGVVCSSINKETNEKVAIKKINNVFDNRVDALRTLRELKLLRHIRHDNVIALKDAMMPTHRTSFKDVYLVYELMDTDLHQIIKSSQPLSNDHCKYFIFQLLRGLKYLHSANILHRDLKPGNLLVNANCDLKICDFGLARTSRGNEQFMTEYVVTRWYRAPELLLCCDNYGTSIDVWSVGCIFAEILGRKPIFPGTECLSQLKLIIDVLGSQQEADLQFIDNPKARRYIKSLPYSRGTHLSHLYPQADPLAIDLLQRMLVFDPSKRITVTEALLHPYMSGLYDPRCNPPAQVPIDLDIDENMREEMIREMMWAEMLHYHPEAASANA, encoded by the exons ATGGCGATGCTTGTCGAGCCACCAAATGGGGTGAAGCCAAGAGGGAAGCACTACTATTCAATGTGGCAGACCCTTTTCGAGATTGACACAAAGTACGTTCCAATCAAGCCAATAGGGAGAGGAGCATACGGGGTCGTTTGCTCATCCATTAACAAGGAAACCAACGAAAAAGTGGCTATAAAGAAGATCAACAATGTTTTCGACAATCGTGTTGATGCGTTGAGAACTTTGAGGGAGTTGAAACTTCTCAGACACATTCGACATGACAATGTGATTGCTTTGAAGGATGCCATGATGCCAACTCACAGAACCAGTTTTAAGGATGTTTATTTGGTTTATGAACTTATGGACACGGATTTGCATCAGATTATCAAATCTTCTCAGCCACTTTCTAATGATCAttgcaaatattttatttttcag TTACTACGAGGGCTGAAGTACCTTCACTCGGCAAATATCCTTCACCGAGACTTGAAGCCTGGGAACCTCCTTGTCAACGCTAACTGTGACCTAAAGATATGTGATTTTGGGCTTGCCCGAACCAGCAGAGGTAATGAACAATTCATGACAGAGTATGTTGTCACCCGTTGGTACCGTGCACCTGAGCTCCTACTATGCTGTGACAATTATGGGACATCCATTGATGTTTGGTCGGTAGGATGCATCTTTGCGGAGATTCTTGGTCGGAAACCAATCTTTCCTGGAACAGAGTGCCTCAGCCAGCTTAAGCTAATAATCGATGTCCTTGGAAGCCAGCAAGAGGCTGATCTTCAGTTTATCGATAATCCCAAAGCCCGAAGGTATATCAAGTCACTTCCTTATTCTAGGGGCACCCATCTTTCCCATTTATATCCTCAAGCCGATCCATTAGCCATAGATTTGTTGCAAAGGATGCTTGTTTTTGACCCATCTAAGAGAATTACCGTCACAGAAGCTCTCCTACACCCATACATGTCAGGGCTATATGATCCGAGGTGCAATCCACCTGCCCAAGTCCCGATTGATCTCGACATAGACGAGAACATGAGAGAAGAGATGATTAGGGAGATGATGTGGGCTGAGATGCTTCATTACCACCCAGAGGCTGCATCTGCAAATGCTTAG
- the LOC108478858 gene encoding tubby-like F-box protein 5, giving the protein MSLKSIMRELKEMKEGIGSISKRGGESKVWRSRTRSHVAPDRAPTESESVEQSPWANLPPELLLDIIQRVEESETAWPARAVVVFCAAVCRSWREITKEIVQTPEQCGRLTFPISLKQPGPHESPIQCYIRRDRATSTYLLFYGLVPSEGESDKLLLAARKVRRATCTDFVISLVADDFSRASYTYVGKLRSNFFGTKFTIHDSQPPCDSIIPSITRSSRRFHSKQVCPKLSSSNYNIGTITYELNVLRTRGPRRMHCVLHSIPISSIQEGGTAPTPLAFRQSFDEQLSPLISSKGKEPMTNPSSPTLPATPLHPLGSGEPLTLKNKAPRWHEQLQCWCLNFKGRVTVASVKNFQLVAAVEPSHNVSPEEQEKVILQFGKIGKDIFTMDYRYPLSAFQAFAICLSSFDTKPACE; this is encoded by the exons ATGTCATTGAAGAGTATTATGCGAGAGTTAAAGGAAATGAAGGAGGGGATTGGGAGCATATCAAAGAGAGGAGGGGAAAGCAAGGTTTGGCGTAGTAGGACTCGATCCCATGTTGCTCCTGATCGAGCACCAACTGAATCTGAATCTGTAGAACAAAGCCCTTGGGCGAACCTACCGCCTGAATTGCTCTTGGATATCATCCAGAGGGTTGAAGAGAGCGAGACAGCTTGGCCTGCTCGAGCCGTTGTAGTATTTTGTGCTGCAGTATGTAGGTCTTGGAGAGAGATTACAAAGGAGATTGTGCAGACTCCTGAGCAATGTGGAAGGCTCACATTTCCCATTTCTTTGAAGCAG CCTGGTCCCCATGAGTCCCCGATTCAATGCTATATTAGAAGAGACAGAGCGACTTCGACATATCTTTTGTTCTATGGTCTGGTGCCTT CTGAGGGAGAGAGTGATAAATTACTGTTAGCAGCAAGGAAGGTCAGAAGGGCTACCTGCACGGATTTTGTTATATCTTTGGTTGCTGATGATTTTTCTAGGGCCAGTTATACATATGTCGGTAAACTAAG GTCTAATTTTTTTGGTACTAAGTTCACAATACATGACAGTCAACCTCCGTGTGACTCAATAATCCCATCAATTACCCGATCAAGTCGAAGATTCCACTCGAAGCAGGTGTGTCCAAAACTATCTTCATCCAACTATAATATTGGTACCATTACCTATGAGCTCAATGTTCTGCGAACACGAGGACCAAGGAGAATGCATTGCGTCTTGCACTCGATTCCCATTTCTTCGATTCAGGAAGGAGGCACTGCACCAACACCATTAGCGTTCCGCCAATCCTTTGATGAACAACTTTCTCCCTTAATCAGTTCAAAAGGAAAGGAACCGATGACAAACCCCAGCTCCCCTACCCTCCCAGCTACTCCATTACACCCCTTGGGCTCAGGAGAGCCACTAACCCTAAAGAACAAGGCTCCTAGATGGCATGAACAGTTACAGTGCTGGTGCCTTAACTTCAAGGGGCGTGTGACAGTGGCCTCTGTTAAGAATTTCCAGCTTGTTGCTGCTGTTGAGCCATCACATAATGTATCACCTGAAGAGCAAGAGAAGGTAATCTTACAGTTTGGAAAAATCGGCAAAGACATCTTCACCATGGATTATCGATACCCTCTATCTGCTTTCCAAGCCTTTGCAATCTGCCTAAGCAGCTTTGACACCAAACCAGCTTGCGAATGA
- the LOC108478856 gene encoding uncharacterized protein LOC108478856 — protein sequence MLKKPLHEPLPVLNPHLEVSAMKAASFNTPHFPSIIMKRTSTQPCPTRFARTLFLKLPQSFQNNPFFRPSANSSASSFSSVSSSSNAFIESTANGTYLGWNKAPEIEIDGGGQAKALGNKDKVITVVLLGWLGATNKHLNRYVEWYNSRGIHAVTFLVELKDLLCLDPVSMLDRRIAELANGLATWGSEKEDDGRERCFIFHTFSNTGWLVYGSVIERFQRREGLKEMIKGVIFDSGSADPLNPKVWAAGFAVAILKKLNSKNGSENGGTDSTLQKAEPQMVEAVVLASLEKFFKSVLDMPEVERKFRAVVDAALEAHPHCPQLYLYSTADKVVPYKSVECCIEEMSKKGIKVSSFNFGTSPHVDHYRNFPNLYSSELHTFLKECFPLSKQK from the exons ATGTTGAAGAAGCCATTACATGAACCTCTCCCTGTTTTAAATCCTCATCTCGAAGTTTCCGCCATGAAAGCTGCTTCCTTCAACACTCCCCATTTTCCGTCCATCATCATGAAAAGAACATCAACACAGCCATGTCCAACTCGATTCGCAAGAACCCTTTTTCTTAAACTCCCTCAGAGCTTCCAAAACAATCCCTTTTTTAGACCGTCGGCTAATTCCTCTGCTTCTTCTTTTTCCTCCGTTTCTTCTTCCTCCAACGCATTCATCGAGTCAACTGCCAACGGCACGTATTTGGGTTGGAACAAAGCTCCGGAGATTGAGATCGATGGTGGTGGACAAGCTAAGGCTCTGGGGAACAAAGACAAAGTCATAACCGTGGTTCTTTTGGGATGGCTTGGGGCTACAAACAAACATTTAAATAGATATGTGGAATGGTATAATTCCAGGGGAATCCATGCAGTTACTTTTCTTGTCGAACTTAAGGATTTACTATGCTTGGATCCGGTTTCAATGCTTGACCGGCGGATAGCTGAATTGGCTAATGGGTTGGCCACCTGGGGTTCGGAGAAAGAGGACGATGGTCGAGAAAGATGCTTCATTTTCCATACTTTTAGCAACACTGGCTGGCTCGT ATACGGTTCAGTGATTGAGCGTTTTCAGAGAAGAGAGGGGTTGAAAGAGATGATAAAAGGAGTAATTTTTGATTCAGGATCAGCTGACCCTTTAAATCCTAAG GTTTGGGCAGCTGGTTTTGCTGTTGCTATACTGAAGAAACTCAACTCAAAGAATGGATCCGAAAACGGAGGGACCGATTCCACATTACAGAAAGCGGAACCTCAAATGGTAGAAGCTGTTGTGCTAGCTTCCCTGGAAAAGTTCTTTAAATCCGTTCTAGATATGCCGGAAGTGGAAAG AAAGTTTAGAGCGGTGGTTGATGCAGCTTTGGAGGCCCATCCGCACTGTCCGCAGCTATATCTTTATAGCACAGCTGATAAGGTCGTTCCATATAAGTCAGTTGAGTGTTGTATCGAGGAGATGAGCAAGAAAGGGATAAAGGTATCGTCCTTCAACTTTGGCACATCTCCTCATGTCGACCACTACCGGAATTTCCCTAACTTGTACTCATCAGAGCTTCATACTTTCTTGAAAGAATGTTTCCCTCTTTCTAAACAAAAATGA